Proteins encoded in a region of the Microvirgula aerodenitrificans DSM 15089 genome:
- a CDS encoding DUF4442 domain-containing protein, translated as MMGKLKRPFYFPMTLSPRVLKTVINLWPPFLGAGIRIEHIDPRWASVDVALRLGRLNRNYVGVHFGGSLYAMTDPFFMLILIQRLGRDYIVWDRAGRIDYLKPGRGTVRARFSISDAQLDDIRARTASGDKYLPELGVDVLDASGEVVARVVKTLYIRRKDKGAAA; from the coding sequence ATGATGGGAAAATTAAAACGACCGTTCTATTTTCCCATGACCCTGTCGCCGCGCGTACTGAAGACCGTGATCAACCTGTGGCCGCCGTTCCTGGGCGCGGGCATCCGCATCGAACATATCGACCCGCGTTGGGCGTCGGTCGACGTCGCACTGCGGCTGGGACGGCTGAACAGGAACTATGTCGGCGTGCATTTCGGCGGCAGCCTGTACGCGATGACGGATCCGTTCTTCATGCTGATCCTGATCCAGCGGCTGGGGCGGGACTACATCGTCTGGGACCGGGCCGGCCGCATCGACTACCTGAAGCCGGGGCGGGGCACGGTTAGGGCGCGCTTCAGCATCAGCGATGCACAGCTGGACGACATCCGCGCCCGCACCGCCAGTGGTGACAAATACCTGCCCGAACTCGGTGTTGACGTGCTGGACGCCAGCGGCGAGGTGGTCGCCCGGGTGGTCAAGACGCTGTATATCCGCCGCAAGGACAAGGGCGCCGCTGCCTGA
- a CDS encoding TrmH family RNA methyltransferase translates to MKHISSAHNDALKTLERLLGKPAERRRSGLLALEGLHLVDAYLRAGHTLDALYLREDALAHPEVVALLGRIGTACDCATVSAPLLGKVSELSSPPEVVAVARIPQAMAVADPSCILLDDVQDPGNLGTLLRTAAAADVRSVYLSRGCADVWAGKTLRAGMGAQFALAIHERADLPAVLSAFDGRRLVTHLSGSVPLWQLDLRGPCAFVFGNEGAGVSGAVLAEAGDRVRIPMPGEAESLNVAAAAAICLFERVRQRG, encoded by the coding sequence ATGAAACACATCTCCTCGGCGCACAACGATGCGCTCAAGACCCTGGAACGGCTGCTCGGCAAGCCGGCCGAGCGCCGCCGCAGCGGCCTGCTGGCGCTGGAAGGCCTGCATCTGGTTGATGCCTATCTGCGCGCCGGCCACACACTCGATGCCCTGTATCTGCGCGAGGATGCGCTGGCGCATCCCGAAGTCGTCGCCCTGCTGGGCCGGATTGGCACGGCCTGCGACTGTGCAACGGTCAGTGCGCCGCTGCTCGGCAAGGTCAGCGAGCTGAGCTCGCCGCCGGAAGTGGTGGCGGTGGCGCGCATCCCGCAGGCGATGGCGGTGGCCGATCCGTCCTGCATCCTGCTCGATGACGTCCAGGACCCCGGCAACCTCGGCACCCTGCTGCGGACCGCGGCGGCCGCCGATGTGCGCAGCGTATACCTGTCACGCGGCTGCGCCGATGTCTGGGCCGGCAAGACGCTGCGTGCCGGCATGGGCGCACAGTTCGCCCTCGCCATTCATGAGCGTGCCGACCTGCCGGCCGTGCTGTCGGCCTTCGACGGACGCCGGCTGGTGACCCATCTGTCCGGCAGCGTGCCGCTGTGGCAGCTGGACCTGCGCGGGCCGTGCGCATTCGTGTTCGGCAATGAGGGGGCCGGTGTGTCCGGGGCCGTGCTGGCCGAAGCCGGCGACCGGGTGCGCATCCCGATGCCGGGCGAGGCCGAGTCGCTGAATGTCGCCGCGGCCGCCGCCATCTGCCTGTTCGAGCGCGTGCGCCAGCGCGGCTGA
- a CDS encoding ABC transporter permease: MIGLAWRMAWRELRAGDLVVLLAAVAVAVAALASVTLLGDRTGRALESRARELLAADLVINADHVPRAGLVTAAGRYRLETGLTATLPSMAFAGGMPQLVTLKGVSANWPLRGEVTLGDGASRHSGRQAPASGTAWADPRLLNRLGLKIGDTLSLGDRAFRLAAVLEREPDGALDLYNFVPRVIINQADLPSTGLLQEGSRVRWRLLLAGKPADVAAFAASVRPGLARGERIEDIREARPEIRSALERASRFLGLTALAAVCLAAAAVALAARHWLMRQTRAAAVLSTLGATYRLRLLVFGGQLALVAFGASLLGLLAGGLTQSLLAAQLTAWSGAALPPAGIGTWLLAPAIGVVLVAGFALPPLLALIRTPAMAALRAGLSTSTSGRLAGGMALAALAWLAWVAIGDAGLAAWGLGGFVVFMAVVWLVVRSLLALLVRLPARGVGFRYGLGLLGRRPWLASLQAGALAVGTMALLTVAVVRGDLLDAWQRQLPVDAPNRFAINIQPEQRAPFAASLRTLGLGTPEIAPMARARLLAIDGRPIRADQYPDERARNLAEREFNLSWRPGVPASNRITAGEYWTAATAGKPAFSVETGLANTLGIRLGSRLAFDVAGRRVEAPVTSLREVRWDSFQVNFFVLASPSLLDDTPASYVSSFYLPAAAVKPFERASTAFSNVTVVDVSAILAEVRALIDRLAQVIEFLFLFTLAAGGITLLAATVATQAERTRDAVLLRTLGATRRQLVAVLMAEFVWLGVLAGTLAAAGASTLAMVLGRQALDVDIGVNPWLFVHGVAMAGGAALLAGAWAVSRVLNRPPARKLREIAADS, from the coding sequence ATGATCGGCCTTGCCTGGCGCATGGCCTGGCGCGAACTGCGCGCCGGCGATCTGGTGGTGTTGCTGGCAGCCGTGGCGGTCGCCGTGGCTGCCCTGGCCAGCGTGACCCTGCTGGGTGACCGCACCGGCCGGGCACTGGAAAGCCGGGCGCGAGAACTGCTGGCCGCCGATCTGGTGATCAATGCCGACCATGTGCCGCGCGCCGGACTGGTGACGGCTGCCGGACGCTATCGGCTGGAGACCGGGCTGACCGCCACCCTGCCATCGATGGCCTTCGCCGGCGGCATGCCGCAACTGGTGACGCTGAAGGGCGTCAGTGCAAACTGGCCGCTGCGCGGCGAAGTCACCCTCGGTGACGGCGCAAGCCGGCACAGCGGTCGTCAGGCGCCGGCCAGCGGCACGGCCTGGGCCGACCCGCGGCTGCTGAACCGGCTCGGGCTCAAGATTGGTGACACGCTGTCGCTCGGTGACCGGGCCTTCCGCCTCGCTGCCGTGCTGGAACGGGAGCCCGACGGGGCGCTCGACCTGTACAACTTCGTGCCGCGCGTCATCATCAATCAGGCCGACCTGCCGTCGACCGGGCTGCTGCAGGAAGGCAGCCGGGTGCGCTGGAGGCTGCTGCTGGCCGGCAAGCCGGCGGATGTCGCCGCGTTTGCTGCGTCGGTACGGCCCGGACTGGCGCGAGGAGAGCGGATCGAGGATATCCGCGAAGCGCGGCCGGAAATCCGTTCCGCGCTGGAACGCGCCAGCCGCTTTCTCGGTCTGACCGCACTGGCGGCTGTCTGTCTGGCCGCCGCTGCCGTGGCGCTGGCCGCCCGGCACTGGCTGATGCGGCAGACGCGGGCTGCCGCCGTGCTGTCGACGCTGGGGGCGACCTATCGCCTCCGGCTGCTGGTCTTTGGCGGGCAACTGGCGCTGGTGGCATTCGGGGCCTCGCTGCTTGGTCTGCTGGCCGGTGGCTTGACCCAGTCCCTGCTGGCGGCACAACTGACGGCCTGGTCCGGCGCCGCCCTGCCGCCGGCCGGCATCGGGACCTGGCTGCTGGCACCGGCGATCGGCGTCGTGCTGGTGGCCGGCTTTGCCTTGCCGCCACTGCTGGCGCTGATCCGGACGCCGGCGATGGCCGCGCTGCGAGCCGGGCTGTCGACCTCGACATCCGGCCGGCTGGCGGGGGGCATGGCACTGGCCGCGCTGGCCTGGCTGGCATGGGTGGCCATTGGCGATGCTGGCCTGGCCGCCTGGGGGCTGGGCGGCTTCGTGGTGTTCATGGCCGTGGTCTGGCTGGTGGTGCGCAGCCTGCTGGCCCTGCTGGTACGCCTGCCGGCGCGCGGCGTCGGCTTCCGTTACGGACTGGGCCTGCTTGGGCGGCGGCCGTGGCTGGCCAGCCTGCAGGCCGGGGCGCTGGCGGTCGGCACCATGGCCCTGCTGACCGTGGCCGTGGTGCGCGGCGACCTGCTCGATGCCTGGCAGCGCCAGTTGCCGGTCGACGCGCCCAACCGCTTTGCCATCAATATCCAGCCGGAACAGCGTGCGCCATTTGCCGCGTCGCTGCGGACGCTGGGCCTGGGTACGCCCGAGATTGCACCAATGGCGCGCGCGCGGCTGCTGGCCATCGACGGCCGGCCGATCCGTGCCGACCAGTATCCGGACGAGCGGGCGCGCAATCTGGCCGAGCGCGAATTCAACCTGTCATGGCGTCCCGGCGTCCCGGCGTCGAACCGGATCACGGCGGGTGAATACTGGACTGCCGCCACAGCGGGCAAGCCGGCCTTTTCGGTCGAGACCGGGCTGGCGAATACACTGGGTATCCGCCTTGGCAGCCGGCTGGCCTTCGACGTGGCCGGCCGCCGGGTCGAGGCGCCGGTCACCAGCCTGCGCGAGGTGCGCTGGGACTCGTTCCAGGTCAACTTCTTCGTTCTCGCCAGCCCTAGCCTGCTGGACGATACGCCGGCCAGCTATGTGTCCAGCTTCTATCTGCCTGCCGCTGCGGTGAAGCCGTTCGAGCGGGCCTCGACTGCCTTCTCCAATGTCACCGTGGTCGATGTCAGCGCGATTCTGGCGGAAGTCAGGGCGCTGATCGACCGGCTGGCTCAGGTGATCGAATTCCTGTTCCTGTTCACCCTGGCGGCAGGCGGCATCACCCTGCTGGCGGCGACGGTGGCGACGCAGGCGGAACGCACCCGCGATGCCGTCCTGCTGCGGACGCTGGGGGCGACGCGACGCCAGCTGGTCGCCGTACTGATGGCCGAATTCGTCTGGCTGGGTGTGCTGGCCGGCACACTGGCCGCCGCCGGCGCCAGTACGCTGGCCATGGTGCTGGGCCGTCAGGCGCTGGATGTCGATATCGGCGTGAATCCGTGGCTGTTCGTCCATGGCGTGGCCATGGCGGGCGGGGCGGCGCTGCTGGCCGGCGCCTGGGCGGTGTCCCGGGTACTGAACCGGCCGCCGGCACGAAAACTGCGGGAGATCGCTGCCGACAGCTGA
- a CDS encoding cold-shock protein, whose product METGTVKWFNDAKGFGFITPDAGGDDLFAHFSEIAGNGFKTLAEGQKVSYVSGRGQKGPQATKIQPL is encoded by the coding sequence ATGGAAACCGGTACCGTTAAATGGTTCAACGACGCTAAGGGCTTTGGCTTCATCACTCCGGACGCGGGCGGTGACGATCTGTTCGCTCACTTCTCCGAAATCGCCGGCAACGGCTTCAAGACCCTGGCCGAAGGCCAGAAGGTCAGCTACGTGTCCGGCCGTGGCCAAAAGGGCCCGCAAGCCACCAAGATCCAGCCGCTGTAA
- a CDS encoding arylesterase, with protein sequence MRIRFLLLLLGCWLAVQAQAATVMVFGDSLSAGYGLRPGEGWVSLLARDLGPKHRVINASQSGETSAGGLTRLPAALAQHKPDVVVLALGGNDGLRGLPLDALRSNLASMVALVRQQHARPLLAGIELPPNYGQRYTRDFAAVYTGLARQQKVPLVPSLVAGFGANAALFQSDGIHPVAAAQPLIVKLVEPRLRPLL encoded by the coding sequence ATGCGCATTCGCTTTCTGCTGTTGTTGTTGGGGTGCTGGCTGGCCGTGCAGGCGCAAGCCGCCACGGTCATGGTATTCGGTGATTCTCTGTCTGCCGGCTACGGACTGCGTCCGGGTGAAGGCTGGGTCAGCCTGCTGGCGCGGGATCTGGGGCCGAAACATCGCGTCATCAATGCCAGCCAGTCCGGGGAAACCAGCGCCGGCGGGCTGACGCGGCTGCCGGCCGCCCTGGCCCAGCATAAACCGGATGTGGTGGTTCTGGCACTCGGCGGCAACGACGGACTGCGCGGGCTGCCGCTCGACGCCTTGCGTTCCAATCTGGCCAGCATGGTGGCACTGGTCCGCCAGCAGCATGCCCGACCGCTGCTGGCCGGCATCGAGCTGCCGCCGAACTACGGCCAGCGCTACACCCGCGACTTTGCCGCCGTATACACCGGCCTGGCCCGGCAGCAGAAAGTGCCGCTGGTGCCGTCGCTGGTCGCCGGTTTCGGCGCCAATGCCGCGCTGTTCCAGAGTGACGGCATCCATCCGGTCGCGGCGGCACAGCCGCTGATCGTCAAACTGGTCGAACCCAGGCTGCGCCCGCTGCTGTAG
- a CDS encoding ABC transporter ATP-binding protein produces the protein MSTPSEPRTIVRASGLSRQVELGAETLTLLSGLDLDVEAGDTLAIVGRSGSGKSTLLALLAGLDLPTAGDVWLAGESLTGLSEDGRARLRQRAVGFVFQNFQLLPALTALENVMLPLELAGRRDAREQAAALLERVGLADRQRHRPRELSGGEQQRVALARAFVAEPAVLFADEPTGNLDADTGAMITDLLFELNRERGTTLILVTHDDTLAARCRRVVRLDHGRLHEETREAA, from the coding sequence ATGTCGACTCCTTCCGAACCCCGGACCATTGTGCGAGCCAGCGGGCTGTCCCGGCAAGTCGAGTTGGGTGCGGAAACCCTGACCCTGCTGTCAGGGCTCGACCTCGACGTCGAGGCCGGCGACACGCTGGCGATCGTCGGTCGTTCCGGTTCCGGAAAGTCGACCCTGCTGGCCCTGCTGGCCGGACTGGATTTGCCGACGGCGGGTGATGTCTGGCTGGCCGGGGAATCACTGACCGGACTCAGCGAAGACGGGCGGGCGCGGCTGCGCCAGCGCGCGGTCGGCTTCGTGTTCCAGAATTTCCAGCTGCTGCCGGCGCTGACCGCACTGGAAAACGTCATGCTGCCGCTGGAACTGGCTGGCCGGCGCGATGCGCGCGAACAGGCGGCCGCCCTGCTGGAGCGGGTCGGGCTGGCCGATCGCCAGCGGCATCGCCCGCGCGAACTGTCTGGCGGCGAGCAGCAGCGGGTCGCACTGGCGCGCGCCTTTGTCGCCGAACCGGCCGTGCTGTTCGCCGACGAGCCGACCGGCAATCTCGATGCCGATACCGGCGCCATGATCACCGACCTGCTGTTCGAACTGAACCGTGAGCGTGGCACCACCCTGATCCTGGTCACCCATGACGATACGCTGGCCGCGCGCTGCCGCCGCGTGGTCCGGCTCGACCACGGCCGCCTGCACGAAGAAACCCGGGAGGCGGCATGA
- the infA gene encoding translation initiation factor IF-1, with translation MAKEELIEMEGIVEEVLPDTRFRVKLNNGHEISAYASGKMKKHRIRVLAGDRVTVEMSPYDLSKGRVRFRHKEERPHVPASNNSSYNGRR, from the coding sequence ATGGCTAAAGAAGAACTGATTGAAATGGAAGGCATCGTTGAAGAAGTTCTGCCGGATACCCGCTTCCGGGTCAAGCTGAACAACGGACACGAGATTTCCGCCTACGCGTCCGGCAAGATGAAGAAGCACCGCATTCGCGTGCTGGCCGGTGACCGCGTGACCGTCGAGATGTCGCCCTACGACCTGAGCAAAGGCCGGGTCCGCTTCCGTCACAAGGAAGAACGTCCCCATGTCCCTGCATCCAACAACTCGTCCTACAACGGCCGCCGCTGA
- a CDS encoding EF-hand domain-containing protein encodes MKRHLLVTALAAAVLSTAAFAAALADNGDMMMPRHGRHHDMDKKDFERMRADFLARVDTNKDGKISRSEAEANAPHLAVLFDAIDTNKDGQLTQEELDTFHKKMQEARDSERKHFLDARFTRLDTNKDGFISKAEARGDRFLERRFDQIDTNKDGKISKAEFAIAADGFGRQGGLRHGGPGFGPGF; translated from the coding sequence ATGAAACGCCATCTGCTCGTTACCGCACTGGCCGCCGCCGTTCTTTCCACCGCCGCCTTTGCTGCCGCCCTGGCCGACAACGGCGACATGATGATGCCGCGCCATGGTCGTCACCACGACATGGACAAGAAGGACTTCGAGCGCATGCGCGCCGATTTCCTCGCCCGGGTCGATACCAACAAGGACGGCAAGATCAGCCGCAGCGAAGCCGAAGCCAATGCCCCGCATCTGGCCGTGCTGTTCGACGCCATCGACACCAACAAGGATGGTCAGCTGACGCAGGAAGAGCTGGATACCTTCCACAAGAAGATGCAGGAAGCCCGCGACAGCGAACGCAAGCATTTCCTCGATGCCCGCTTTACCCGCCTCGATACCAACAAGGACGGTTTCATCAGCAAGGCCGAGGCCAGGGGCGACCGCTTCCTGGAACGTCGCTTTGACCAGATCGACACCAACAAGGACGGCAAGATCTCCAAGGCCGAGTTCGCCATTGCTGCCGACGGATTCGGTCGCCAGGGTGGCCTGCGTCACGGCGGTCCCGGCTTCGGCCCCGGCTTCTGA